A genomic window from Nocardioides jiangxiensis includes:
- a CDS encoding GAF and ANTAR domain-containing protein yields the protein MSAEQRLTEVFVELADTLVDEFDALDFLSTLTERSVELLHADAAGVILSDLRGSLHVVASTSDQAQILELFELQNDEGPCLDCFNSGRAVVNVAIAEARSRWPRFTAAATEVGYSSAHAIPLRLRDSVVGAMNLFCVSASRLSEEDVALGQALADIATIGLLQERAVRQSGLIAEQLQTALNSRILVEQAKGVLLASAGIDVDRAFQLMRDYSRRNNQPVKTVAQSVINRVLTVDQLRRP from the coding sequence ATGAGCGCTGAACAACGGTTGACCGAGGTGTTCGTCGAGCTCGCCGACACGCTCGTCGACGAGTTCGACGCACTGGACTTCTTGTCCACGCTCACCGAGCGAAGTGTCGAGCTTCTCCATGCGGACGCGGCGGGTGTGATCCTCAGTGATCTGCGTGGCAGCCTGCACGTGGTCGCCTCGACGAGCGACCAGGCTCAGATTCTCGAACTCTTCGAGCTCCAGAACGACGAAGGGCCGTGCCTTGACTGCTTCAACAGCGGTCGCGCGGTCGTCAACGTGGCGATTGCCGAAGCCCGCTCCCGGTGGCCACGGTTCACCGCCGCTGCGACTGAGGTGGGCTACTCGTCCGCGCACGCGATCCCCCTGCGCCTGCGGGACTCCGTGGTCGGAGCCATGAACCTGTTCTGCGTGAGCGCTTCTCGCCTCAGCGAGGAGGATGTCGCGCTCGGCCAGGCGTTGGCCGACATCGCCACGATCGGCCTGCTGCAGGAGCGTGCCGTTCGCCAGTCAGGGCTGATCGCCGAACAGCTTCAGACCGCACTCAACAGTCGCATCCTGGTCGAGCAGGCCAAGGGCGTCCTGTTGGCAAGCGCCGGCATCGACGTGGACCGGGCCTTCCAGTTGATGCGTGACTACAGCCGCCGCAACAACCAGCCGGTCAAGACCGTTGCCCAGAGCGTGATCAATCGGGTCCTGACCGTCGACCAACTCCGCCGCCCTTGA
- a CDS encoding DUF5994 family protein, producing MTTSPTVSLSSQTPRERVALRLRLDTSFQSGPLDGAWWPQSRDLQVEAADLVDHFPDLIGRIERLLFSRPDWDAVSGAPSLRRIQAARGAVKVGSFPSDDTHVMIVKMISGQRIRLLVVPSDTETGLAARVMQQAADDRNTESPSTLLGLSGPDQSHIADAVWDDHAGSHA from the coding sequence ATGACGACGTCACCGACAGTTTCCCTCTCATCGCAGACGCCGCGCGAGCGCGTTGCGCTGCGACTCCGCCTCGACACCAGCTTCCAATCCGGCCCGCTTGACGGGGCCTGGTGGCCCCAGTCCCGTGATCTTCAAGTCGAAGCCGCGGACCTCGTGGATCACTTCCCCGATTTGATCGGCCGGATCGAGCGTCTGCTGTTCTCCCGACCCGACTGGGACGCGGTCAGCGGCGCCCCGAGCCTTCGCCGGATCCAGGCTGCCCGCGGCGCGGTCAAGGTGGGCTCCTTCCCGAGCGACGACACTCACGTGATGATCGTGAAGATGATTTCAGGGCAACGGATACGGCTGTTGGTGGTCCCCAGCGACACCGAGACCGGCCTCGCAGCGAGGGTCATGCAGCAGGCAGCTGACGATCGCAACACCGAGTCGCCCAGCACGCTCCTCGGGTTGTCCGGACCGGACCAGAGCCACATCGCGGACGCCGTCTGGGACGACCACGCGGGCAGCCACGCATAA
- a CDS encoding DUF5994 family protein yields MAEHPGKDHLDGGWWPQTRELAVELADLVDHFPAQSGRVVRALVSPPDWDSTPRIVPVTGRYVKVGAFPRDDTHLVLLKTSDRRTLYVLVVPPGFTPAQGDEALRASAETGNDHTATEVLHEVAGHPDLDPGGHWSDDGGSWWGPEPGTPSSRMGA; encoded by the coding sequence ATGGCCGAGCACCCGGGTAAAGACCATCTGGACGGGGGTTGGTGGCCCCAGACCCGTGAGCTGGCCGTGGAACTGGCGGATCTGGTCGACCACTTCCCGGCGCAGTCCGGACGGGTTGTCCGCGCATTGGTTTCGCCGCCCGACTGGGATTCCACGCCGCGCATCGTTCCGGTCACGGGTCGCTACGTGAAGGTCGGGGCATTCCCTCGCGACGATACCCACCTCGTCCTGCTCAAGACGTCGGACCGGCGCACGCTCTACGTCCTGGTTGTTCCGCCCGGGTTCACTCCTGCCCAAGGCGACGAAGCGCTCCGGGCGTCGGCCGAGACGGGGAATGACCACACGGCCACCGAAGTCCTCCACGAGGTGGCCGGCCACCCGGACCTCGACCCCGGCGGACACTGGAGCGACGATGGCGGTTCATGGTGGGGACCAGAGCCGGGTACGCCCTCCTCGCGCATGGGGGCGTGA
- a CDS encoding helix-turn-helix domain-containing protein, with the protein MPRHQDTSATLAGAYPFLAEGGLGSEGVFVGHLYSGSSFVYDPWILYARGLITAPNLVLAGIVGSGKSCLAKSLYTRSIPLGRRVYVPGDPKGEHTAVAEAVGGRAIALGHGMASRLNPLDEGHRPSGYDDAQWASQLASRRRDLVGALAETVLERRLTPLEHTAVDIAIDRTVRGVDVPVLPMVVDRLLTPDPADDPDGRLTEDGRLVGHALRRLVAGDLAGLFDGPSTVAFDPSLPMISLDLSRVTENATLISVLMTCASAWMESALLDPNGGQRWVVYDEAWRLMSHPALLRRMDAHWRLEVAEFLGIPVATLYQWRHKGCGPDAYRVGRHLRYDPAVVRAWLESHGAHQHGVG; encoded by the coding sequence GTGCCACGCCACCAAGACACCTCGGCGACCCTGGCTGGCGCCTACCCCTTCCTCGCCGAAGGCGGCCTCGGCAGCGAAGGCGTGTTCGTCGGCCACCTCTACTCCGGGAGCTCCTTCGTCTACGACCCCTGGATCCTCTACGCGCGCGGGCTTATCACCGCACCGAACCTCGTGCTCGCCGGGATCGTGGGCTCCGGCAAGTCCTGTCTCGCCAAGAGCCTCTACACGAGGTCGATCCCCTTAGGTCGCCGCGTCTACGTCCCCGGCGATCCCAAGGGGGAGCACACCGCCGTCGCGGAAGCCGTCGGCGGTCGCGCCATCGCACTGGGACATGGCATGGCCAGCCGTCTGAACCCGCTCGACGAGGGCCACCGTCCGTCCGGGTACGACGACGCACAATGGGCCAGCCAGCTCGCATCCCGTCGCCGCGACCTCGTCGGCGCATTGGCAGAGACCGTGCTCGAGCGCCGTCTCACCCCACTCGAGCACACGGCTGTCGACATCGCCATCGACCGCACCGTGCGCGGTGTCGACGTCCCGGTTCTGCCGATGGTCGTCGACCGGCTGCTCACACCGGATCCGGCCGATGACCCCGACGGGCGACTCACGGAAGACGGACGACTGGTCGGTCACGCACTCCGGCGCCTCGTCGCGGGCGACCTCGCCGGGCTCTTCGACGGCCCCTCGACGGTGGCGTTCGACCCGAGCCTCCCGATGATCTCCCTAGACCTGTCCCGCGTCACCGAGAACGCCACGCTCATCTCCGTCCTTATGACGTGCGCCTCGGCCTGGATGGAATCGGCGTTGCTTGACCCGAACGGTGGCCAGCGCTGGGTCGTGTACGACGAGGCCTGGCGCCTGATGTCGCACCCCGCACTGCTGCGCCGGATGGACGCCCACTGGCGCCTCGAGGTGGCCGAGTTTCTCGGCATCCCGGTCGCCACGCTCTACCAGTGGCGCCACAAGGGCTGTGGCCCAGACGCGTATCGGGTCGGGCGGCACCTCCGGTACGACCCGGCGGTCGTACGGGCTTGGCTCGAAAGTCATGGAGCGCACCAACATGGCGTGGGTTGA
- a CDS encoding tyrosine-type recombinase/integrase has protein sequence MERTNMAWVERRVRKDSKGKQQVTYRVRWREPDGRARAKSFPRKVDADRYAATVSADIVRGHYFDLDAGKVPFEEYALKWLAAQTFDEGTYEATELRLRLHAYPFLGPLLLKEIQPFTIQTWLRGLDGLAPTYRRVLYSNVSTVFTAAVDDKLIQQNPCTAKSVRRPKLDPKKVVPWTLDRVLAVQAKLPERFALVVALGAGLGLRQGEIFGLSIDDLDLEKNEVSVQRQIKVRNGNKLIFGLPKGRKTRTVPLPGVVLEAINEHVSARPPRAVTLPWDKLDGPKHTANLLLTTRQAGAINRNNFNPYIWRPALIAAGVELRRENGCHALRHFYASTLLDSGESIKALSEYLGHADPGFTLRTYTHLMPTSAERTRNAINETLRVPSAPPEEPD, from the coding sequence ATGGAGCGCACCAACATGGCGTGGGTTGAGCGCCGGGTCCGAAAGGACAGCAAGGGAAAGCAACAGGTCACGTATCGAGTGCGGTGGCGCGAACCGGACGGACGTGCTCGGGCGAAGAGCTTCCCGCGGAAGGTGGATGCTGACCGCTACGCGGCGACAGTCTCAGCCGACATCGTGCGCGGCCACTACTTCGATCTCGATGCCGGCAAGGTCCCGTTCGAGGAGTACGCGCTCAAGTGGCTGGCGGCGCAGACGTTCGACGAAGGCACCTACGAGGCGACAGAGCTGAGACTCCGCTTGCACGCCTACCCGTTCCTGGGACCCCTGCTCCTTAAGGAGATCCAGCCCTTCACAATCCAGACCTGGCTCAGGGGGCTGGACGGCCTGGCCCCCACCTATCGCCGCGTCCTGTACTCGAACGTCTCGACCGTCTTCACAGCCGCCGTCGACGACAAGCTGATTCAGCAGAACCCGTGCACAGCGAAGTCGGTTCGCCGACCGAAGCTCGATCCCAAGAAGGTGGTGCCTTGGACACTCGATCGGGTGCTCGCGGTACAGGCCAAGCTCCCCGAACGGTTCGCCTTGGTCGTCGCTCTTGGCGCCGGCCTCGGACTCCGCCAAGGCGAGATCTTCGGGCTATCGATCGACGATCTCGACCTGGAGAAGAACGAGGTGAGCGTGCAACGCCAGATCAAGGTGCGGAACGGCAACAAGCTGATCTTCGGCCTTCCCAAGGGCCGGAAGACACGAACCGTCCCTCTTCCAGGCGTCGTGCTCGAGGCCATCAACGAGCACGTCTCGGCTCGCCCTCCGCGCGCCGTCACCCTGCCCTGGGACAAGCTGGACGGCCCGAAGCACACGGCGAACCTCTTACTGACCACCCGCCAAGCGGGCGCGATCAACCGCAACAACTTCAACCCGTACATCTGGCGTCCGGCCTTGATCGCGGCCGGCGTCGAACTCAGGCGCGAGAACGGATGCCACGCCCTTCGGCACTTCTACGCCAGCACGTTGCTCGACTCGGGCGAGTCCATCAAGGCGCTGAGCGAGTATCTTGGCCATGCGGACCCCGGCTTCACGCTCCGGACCTACACGCACCTGATGCCCACATCGGCAGAGCGCACCCGGAACGCGATCAACGAGACGCTGAGAGTACCCAGTGCGCCCCCAGAGGAGCCCGACTGA
- a CDS encoding ferredoxin--NADP reductase: MPHQNVDIPLTVIARREETPDHLTVLFERPRGFTFDAGDWMDLDLPGQDLAGGKTYSLSSSPGEPDLAITFKVGQSPFKRALQEARAGDRYRMSAYGNDYDFQLRQHRSSVLIAAGVGVAPFRSMIAEMAETSSNEEAHLIYLNRTGDFLFRDELDAWSRQLPGVTLDYVVTAGVKSKERRRLLADSVSDAVHYYFIAGPPAMIEATEAVLMEAGADHDDIRIDSFDGY; the protein is encoded by the coding sequence ATGCCGCACCAGAACGTCGACATCCCGCTCACCGTGATCGCGCGGCGGGAGGAGACGCCGGACCACCTGACCGTCCTCTTCGAACGGCCCCGCGGCTTCACCTTCGACGCCGGTGACTGGATGGACCTGGACCTCCCCGGGCAGGACCTTGCTGGTGGCAAGACGTACTCACTGTCGTCCTCCCCCGGCGAGCCCGACCTGGCGATCACGTTCAAGGTGGGGCAGAGCCCGTTCAAGCGCGCGCTCCAGGAGGCCCGGGCAGGCGACCGGTACCGCATGTCGGCGTACGGCAACGACTACGACTTCCAGCTGCGCCAGCACCGCTCCAGCGTGCTGATCGCAGCGGGCGTGGGGGTCGCGCCGTTCCGCAGCATGATCGCCGAGATGGCCGAGACCTCGAGCAACGAGGAAGCCCACCTGATCTACCTCAACCGCACCGGCGACTTCCTCTTCCGCGACGAGCTCGACGCGTGGAGCCGGCAGCTGCCAGGTGTCACCCTCGACTACGTCGTGACCGCCGGCGTGAAGAGCAAGGAACGCCGACGCCTCCTCGCCGACAGCGTCAGCGACGCCGTGCACTACTACTTCATCGCGGGTCCGCCGGCGATGATCGAGGCGACCGAGGCGGTCCTCATGGAGGCGGGCGCGGACCACGACGACATCCGCATCGACTCCTTCGACGGCTACTGA
- a CDS encoding flavodoxin family protein has protein sequence MATPDFTGLRAMFINCTLKKSPEVSNTQGLVDASVEIMRKHGVEVEVIRAVDHDIATGVYPDMREHGWETDEWPEIYPRLLASDILVLAGPIWLGDNSSVMKRVIERLYALSGMLNDKGQYLYYGRVGGCLITGNEDGIKHCAQNVLYSMQHIGYTIPPNADAGWIGEAGPGPSYLDPGSGGPENDFTNRNTTFMTWNLMHLAQLLKDAGGVPSYGNSRKEWDAGARFDFENPEYRS, from the coding sequence GTGGCGACCCCCGACTTCACCGGCCTGCGGGCCATGTTCATCAACTGCACGCTGAAGAAGAGCCCCGAGGTCAGCAACACCCAGGGCCTGGTCGACGCCAGCGTCGAGATCATGCGCAAGCACGGTGTCGAGGTCGAGGTGATCCGGGCCGTCGACCACGACATCGCCACCGGGGTCTATCCCGACATGCGCGAGCACGGCTGGGAGACCGACGAGTGGCCGGAGATCTACCCACGACTCCTCGCCTCCGACATCCTCGTGCTCGCGGGGCCGATCTGGCTCGGTGACAACTCCAGCGTGATGAAGCGGGTCATCGAGCGGCTCTACGCCCTCAGCGGCATGCTCAACGACAAGGGTCAGTACCTCTACTACGGCCGGGTCGGCGGCTGCCTGATCACCGGCAACGAGGACGGCATCAAGCACTGCGCGCAGAACGTCCTCTACTCGATGCAGCACATCGGCTACACGATCCCGCCGAACGCCGACGCCGGCTGGATCGGCGAGGCGGGACCGGGGCCGAGCTACCTCGACCCCGGCAGCGGTGGGCCGGAGAACGACTTCACCAACCGCAACACCACGTTCATGACGTGGAACCTCATGCACCTCGCTCAGCTGCTCAAGGACGCCGGCGGGGTCCCGTCGTACGGCAACTCCCGGAAGGAGTGGGACGCCGGCGCCCGCTTCGACTTCGAGAACCCGGAATACCGGTCCTAG
- a CDS encoding alpha-amylase family protein, with protein MQPLWYRNAVTYQIDPAMYDDANGDGRGDLRGITDRLEYIRGLGATCLWLLPIYASPYRDGGYDVADHLQVDPRFGDVADFVALLDKADTLGLRVILDLVFQHTSTEHRWFQEARSDRRSPYRDYYVWSDEPVETDVSPAFPPTEQSVWTWDDEAQQFYRHVFYSHEPDLDLGNPRVREEMYRAMSFWMRLGVAGFRVDAVPFMVERARAADPTRDGLWLLEEMRRYVGLRNPQALLLGEVDVPPDEYDDYLGGGDRLTMLLDFWKNNHVFLALARGEAEPLLRAIKEQPDPTALGSYAPFLRNHDELDLERLTASSREEVFRAFAPEERMRAYGRGIRRRLAPMLDDDPDRIAMAHALLLSLSGSPVLLYGDEIGMGEDLSRPERASVRTPMEWRTAYQQAADPQSLLSRVGDLVRTRLGAPAIATGEREALDPGNRAVFCLRHHGVGQTVVTAVNLAGEAVDCELPGTDADELQDIVADADYPRPSGSPARLRLNAYGYRWFRVGPAGGPDRRVDGGTG; from the coding sequence ATGCAGCCGCTGTGGTACCGCAACGCCGTCACCTACCAGATCGACCCGGCCATGTACGACGACGCCAACGGCGACGGGCGGGGGGACCTGCGGGGGATCACCGACCGCCTGGAGTACATCCGGGGGCTGGGCGCGACGTGCCTGTGGCTGCTGCCGATCTACGCCTCGCCGTACCGCGACGGTGGCTACGACGTCGCCGACCACCTGCAGGTCGACCCCCGCTTCGGTGACGTGGCGGACTTCGTGGCGCTGCTCGACAAGGCCGACACGCTCGGCCTGCGGGTGATCCTCGACCTCGTCTTCCAGCACACCAGCACCGAGCACCGGTGGTTCCAGGAAGCGCGGAGCGACCGGCGCTCGCCGTACCGCGACTACTACGTGTGGTCCGACGAGCCCGTCGAGACCGACGTCTCGCCGGCGTTCCCGCCCACGGAGCAGAGCGTCTGGACCTGGGACGACGAGGCGCAGCAGTTCTACCGGCACGTCTTCTACTCCCACGAGCCCGACCTCGACCTCGGCAACCCGCGGGTGCGCGAGGAGATGTACCGCGCGATGAGCTTCTGGATGCGGCTGGGAGTCGCCGGCTTCCGCGTGGACGCCGTGCCGTTCATGGTCGAGCGGGCGCGCGCCGCCGACCCGACGAGGGACGGCCTGTGGCTGCTGGAGGAGATGCGTCGCTACGTCGGGCTCCGCAACCCGCAGGCGCTCCTGCTGGGCGAGGTGGACGTCCCGCCCGACGAGTACGACGACTACCTCGGCGGCGGCGACCGGCTCACGATGCTCCTCGACTTCTGGAAGAACAACCACGTCTTCCTCGCGCTCGCGCGCGGCGAGGCCGAGCCGCTGCTCAGGGCGATCAAGGAGCAGCCGGACCCGACCGCGCTCGGCTCCTATGCACCGTTCCTGCGCAACCACGACGAGCTCGACCTCGAACGGCTGACGGCGTCCTCCCGCGAGGAGGTCTTCCGGGCGTTCGCTCCGGAGGAGCGGATGCGCGCCTACGGTCGCGGCATCAGGCGGCGCCTCGCGCCGATGCTCGACGACGACCCGGACCGGATCGCGATGGCGCATGCGCTCCTGCTCAGCCTGTCGGGATCGCCGGTGCTGCTCTACGGCGACGAGATCGGGATGGGCGAGGACCTCTCGCGGCCGGAGCGGGCGTCGGTGCGCACCCCGATGGAGTGGCGGACGGCGTACCAGCAGGCAGCAGACCCGCAGAGCCTCCTGTCCCGCGTCGGGGACCTGGTGCGCACGCGGCTCGGCGCCCCGGCCATCGCCACCGGCGAGCGCGAGGCACTCGACCCGGGCAACCGGGCGGTCTTCTGCCTGCGTCACCACGGCGTCGGCCAGACGGTGGTCACCGCGGTCAACCTCGCCGGCGAGGCCGTCGACTGCGAGCTGCCCGGCACCGACGCCGACGAGCTGCAGGACATCGTCGCGGACGCCGACTACCCACGTCCGTCGGGGTCGCCGGCGCGGCTGCGGCTGAACGCCTACGGATACCGCTGGTTCCGCGTCGGACCCGCAGGCGGTCCGGACCGCCGGGTCGACGGAGGCACGGGCTGA
- a CDS encoding 5'-3' exonuclease → MSTAEATERRLLLVVDAPSLLHRNHHARAHTGMTDRAGRPSWALHGMLRQILEAIDTFAPDAVLFGIDDRERSERRELYPDYKAGRAEKDAHLVDQLERAGSLLGALGLATVTPPGLEADDVNASAAAWAERNGWNCVVVTSDRDAFALISEHTRVLRLINGGINGSPLLNPRSLQAMYGVRAERYLEYAALRGDASDNLPGVTGIGEKTAATLLGQLGPMEGVWADIDHNGGAAVVAVLDEWAAEAGSRKVGARVVRALTAEGARERYDFNVRMMTGRTDIELGLTPDVPGTPGLLPLPWERVARVVEFLGDDATTAYARRVLSTDPASAGYGRG, encoded by the coding sequence ATGTCGACCGCCGAAGCCACCGAACGCCGCTTGCTCCTCGTGGTCGACGCCCCGTCGCTGCTGCACCGCAACCATCACGCGCGAGCCCACACGGGCATGACCGACCGCGCCGGCCGCCCCAGCTGGGCGCTGCACGGCATGCTGCGGCAGATCCTCGAGGCGATCGACACCTTCGCGCCGGACGCCGTGCTCTTCGGCATCGACGACCGCGAGCGGTCCGAGCGGCGTGAGCTCTATCCCGACTACAAGGCCGGCCGCGCGGAGAAGGACGCCCACCTCGTCGACCAGCTCGAGCGTGCGGGCTCGCTCCTGGGCGCACTCGGCCTCGCCACCGTGACTCCCCCGGGCCTCGAGGCCGACGACGTCAACGCCTCGGCCGCTGCCTGGGCCGAGCGCAACGGCTGGAACTGCGTCGTCGTCACCTCCGACCGCGACGCGTTCGCGCTGATCAGCGAGCACACCCGCGTGCTCCGGCTCATCAACGGCGGCATCAACGGCTCACCCCTGCTCAACCCGCGCAGCCTCCAGGCGATGTACGGCGTCCGGGCCGAGCGCTACCTCGAGTACGCCGCCCTCCGCGGCGACGCCAGCGACAACCTCCCCGGCGTCACCGGCATCGGCGAGAAGACCGCCGCGACCCTGCTCGGCCAGCTCGGCCCGATGGAGGGAGTCTGGGCCGACATCGACCACAACGGCGGCGCGGCCGTCGTCGCGGTGCTCGACGAGTGGGCCGCAGAGGCCGGCAGCCGCAAGGTCGGTGCCCGCGTCGTGCGGGCGCTGACCGCCGAGGGCGCCCGGGAGCGCTACGACTTCAACGTGCGGATGATGACCGGCCGCACCGACATCGAGCTCGGCCTCACCCCCGACGTCCCGGGCACCCCAGGCCTCCTGCCGCTGCCGTGGGAGCGGGTCGCGCGGGTCGTGGAGTTCCTCGGCGACGACGCCACGACGGCGTACGCCCGGCGGGTGCTGAGCACCGACCCGGCATCCGCCGGCTACGGGCGCGGCTGA
- a CDS encoding PaaI family thioesterase has protein sequence MTALTELTGLEQLRLFAGMDTSAIPNIGGLLGMEIELIDEGRVAFAVTTRPDFANPMGNVHGGICATLLDSVMGCAVHTTLAPGESYATVELKVNYTGSVATDGRRLTATGEIIHVGGRIATAEGRVVDEDGRLVAHGTTTCIVNR, from the coding sequence ATGACCGCCCTCACCGAGCTGACCGGCCTCGAGCAGCTGCGCCTCTTCGCCGGCATGGACACGTCCGCCATCCCCAACATCGGCGGCCTGCTGGGCATGGAGATCGAGCTCATCGACGAGGGGCGGGTCGCCTTCGCCGTGACCACGCGTCCGGACTTCGCCAACCCGATGGGCAACGTGCACGGCGGCATCTGCGCCACCCTGCTCGACTCGGTCATGGGCTGCGCGGTGCACACCACGCTCGCACCGGGCGAGAGCTACGCGACGGTCGAGCTCAAGGTGAACTACACCGGCTCGGTCGCCACCGACGGACGCCGCCTCACCGCGACCGGCGAGATCATCCACGTGGGCGGCCGGATCGCGACCGCGGAGGGACGCGTCGTCGACGAGGACGGCCGCCTGGTCGCACACGGCACGACCACCTGCATCGTCAACCGCTGA
- a CDS encoding alpha/beta hydrolase, producing MSYASQTAWRTIQQQLPPAYRLTPATEPAEEWWEHEGHRIHLDAYRNPEAPVKVLLFHGVGTNGRQMTTILGRPLAARGYETVAVDMPTYGITEVAPGALVTYDDWVRIGSALVEKERDGRPIVLYGLSAGGMETFHIASLNGDVAGIVGMTFLDQSSARVRRETAFDPVTGMLGATLMKLLARTPLRRLRVPMRWVSKMRTLVNDPAAKKACYADRTSAGNSVTIAFLDSYLNYVPPLAAADFAVCPVLLTQPAADRWTPLHLSTPFLEQVTRVPVQTVMLENAGHYPLEQPGLDQMVDAIDAFCASVVGD from the coding sequence ATGAGCTACGCATCGCAGACCGCCTGGCGCACCATCCAGCAGCAGCTGCCGCCGGCGTACCGGCTGACCCCGGCGACGGAGCCGGCCGAGGAGTGGTGGGAGCACGAGGGGCACCGGATCCACCTCGACGCCTACCGCAACCCCGAGGCGCCGGTGAAGGTCCTGCTCTTCCACGGCGTCGGCACCAACGGCCGCCAGATGACGACGATCCTGGGCCGCCCGCTCGCCGCGCGCGGCTACGAGACCGTCGCTGTCGACATGCCGACATATGGCATCACAGAGGTGGCACCAGGCGCGCTCGTCACCTACGACGACTGGGTGCGCATCGGCTCGGCGCTCGTCGAGAAGGAGCGGGACGGCCGCCCGATCGTGCTCTACGGCCTCTCCGCAGGCGGCATGGAGACCTTCCACATCGCCTCGCTCAACGGCGACGTCGCGGGCATCGTCGGCATGACCTTCCTCGACCAGTCCTCCGCGCGGGTACGCCGCGAAACGGCGTTCGACCCGGTCACGGGCATGCTCGGCGCGACCCTGATGAAGCTGCTGGCGAGAACTCCCCTGCGCCGGCTCCGCGTGCCCATGCGCTGGGTCAGCAAGATGCGCACCCTGGTCAACGACCCCGCCGCGAAGAAGGCCTGCTACGCCGACCGGACCTCCGCGGGCAACAGCGTCACCATCGCTTTCCTCGACTCCTACCTGAACTACGTCCCGCCCCTCGCGGCCGCCGACTTCGCCGTCTGCCCGGTCCTGCTCACCCAGCCGGCCGCGGACCGATGGACGCCGCTGCACCTGTCCACGCCGTTCCTCGAGCAGGTCACCCGGGTGCCCGTGCAGACCGTGATGCTGGAGAACGCCGGCCACTACCCGCTCGAGCAGCCGGGGCTGGACCAGATGGTCGACGCGATCGACGCCTTCTGCGCATCCGTGGTGGGCGACTGA
- a CDS encoding class II glutamine amidotransferase, producing MCRLLGYVTDEPTSLVDLLGQEDFDAFTALTVVHDDGWGMAWRDQAGRLQRRGSACSAAGDPAYADLAAQPLGRAGIVHLRWASPGIAVRAENTHPFVAGDLAMAHNGHIAPVDRLERLLTPASRAVLRGDTDSERYFRYVLQCIEAAGDEAVGLGEAVATLEAEFPYASLNALLLTPARLLAVHVNSHASPPPALKGLGIAAERIRHTDDEYFAMDFRRSPEGVQLISSGIDPEGWEPVPEDSIGIVDLAARSLEWRIADQSPTTDAQKASIASTIWSSPGCSSG from the coding sequence ATGTGCCGACTGCTCGGATACGTCACGGATGAGCCGACGTCGCTCGTCGACCTGCTCGGGCAGGAGGACTTCGACGCCTTCACGGCCCTCACCGTGGTGCACGACGACGGCTGGGGCATGGCCTGGCGTGACCAGGCCGGTCGGTTGCAGCGACGTGGCTCGGCCTGTTCGGCGGCGGGTGATCCGGCGTACGCCGATCTGGCGGCGCAGCCTCTCGGCCGCGCCGGGATCGTGCACCTGCGCTGGGCCTCGCCGGGCATCGCAGTGAGGGCGGAGAACACCCACCCCTTCGTGGCGGGCGACCTGGCCATGGCGCACAACGGTCACATCGCGCCCGTCGACCGGCTGGAACGGCTGCTGACGCCCGCGTCGCGGGCGGTCCTGCGCGGTGACACCGACAGCGAGCGCTATTTCCGTTACGTGCTCCAGTGCATCGAGGCTGCCGGTGACGAGGCGGTCGGGCTCGGCGAGGCCGTGGCCACGCTCGAGGCGGAGTTCCCGTATGCCAGCCTCAACGCGCTCCTGCTCACGCCGGCGCGCCTCCTAGCCGTGCACGTCAACAGCCACGCCTCGCCCCCGCCCGCACTCAAGGGGCTCGGCATCGCCGCGGAGCGGATCCGCCACACCGACGACGAGTACTTCGCGATGGACTTCCGCCGTTCGCCGGAGGGCGTGCAGCTGATCTCGAGCGGCATCGACCCCGAGGGCTGGGAGCCGGTGCCGGAGGACTCGATCGGGATCGTCGACCTGGCCGCGCGGTCGCTGGAGTGGCGGATCGCGGATCAGTCGCCCACCACGGATGCGCAGAAGGCGTCGATCGCGTCGACCATCTGGTCCAGCCCCGGCTGCTCGAGCGGGTAG